The proteins below come from a single Erysipelothrix piscisicarius genomic window:
- a CDS encoding response regulator transcription factor produces MYKIMIIEDNDTIRNELSSFLKKNGYETTLITDFTNVLDTFKQEDVDCVLLDLSLPEVEGHYLAKEIRKISEVPLIVVTSRNSTMDELMSMNLGADDFITKPYNLQILLARLQSVLRRAYEKNDTPVTVLRGVELDIPRGMVRYQNQEQELTKNELRILSFLIANKGSIVSRQDLMQYLWNTDWFVDDNTLTVNINRLRKKLEEIGIVDFIETKRGMGYTIHEN; encoded by the coding sequence ATGTATAAAATCATGATTATTGAAGATAACGATACAATTCGTAATGAACTCAGTAGTTTCTTAAAAAAGAACGGCTATGAGACCACACTCATTACTGATTTTACGAATGTTTTGGATACGTTTAAGCAGGAAGATGTGGATTGTGTACTTCTGGATTTATCTCTTCCTGAAGTTGAGGGACATTATCTTGCGAAAGAAATTCGCAAAATAAGTGAGGTTCCGCTTATTGTTGTTACCAGTCGAAACAGCACCATGGATGAACTGATGTCCATGAATTTAGGGGCTGATGATTTTATTACCAAACCGTATAATTTACAAATTTTGTTAGCGCGATTGCAATCCGTTTTACGACGTGCTTATGAAAAAAATGATACCCCAGTAACTGTTTTAAGAGGGGTTGAGTTAGACATACCGCGCGGAATGGTGCGTTATCAAAATCAAGAGCAAGAACTTACCAAAAATGAATTACGCATTCTATCATTCCTTATTGCAAATAAAGGCAGTATTGTTTCACGACAAGATTTGATGCAATACTTGTGGAATACGGATTGGTTTGTGGATGATAATACATTGACTGTAAATATTAATCGTTTGCGTAAGAAACTTGAAGAAATTGGAATTGTGGATTTTATAGAGACAAAACGTGGTATGGGATATACAATTCATGAAAACTAG
- a CDS encoding heparinase II/III domain-containing protein, with product MDSGIFTTRSDWGSDAHFTRFTNGSLGSGHGHADNLHVSTYFQGKPVLFDPGRLTYREYDPRRMHLKGMESHNTVILDGKPSAIPDT from the coding sequence GTGGATAGTGGTATCTTTACCACGCGAAGTGATTGGGGTTCGGATGCCCATTTCACTAGGTTTACGAATGGGTCTTTAGGAAGTGGACACGGGCATGCAGATAATCTCCATGTTTCAACATATTTCCAAGGAAAACCTGTATTGTTTGATCCAGGGCGTTTAACTTATCGTGAATATGACCCACGTCGCATGCACCTTAAAGGCATGGAAAGTCATAATACCGTTATTCTCGATGGAAAGCCTTCCGCAATTCCTGATACCTAA
- a CDS encoding helix-turn-helix transcriptional regulator — protein MTLQELITIFRARHNLSLEEVGDAVGVSRSTVSRWETGVIKKISLEKQERLSHLFKINVPRLFRLSFF, from the coding sequence ATGACATTACAAGAACTGATTACGATATTTAGAGCGCGCCACAATCTCTCATTAGAAGAAGTTGGTGATGCGGTGGGTGTGAGCCGGTCGACGGTTTCACGCTGGGAAACGGGAGTTATTAAAAAGATTTCATTAGAAAAGCAGGAACGGTTGTCGCATTTATTTAAAATAAACGTTCCCAGATTATTTAGATTATCATTTTTTTAA
- the dinB gene encoding DNA polymerase IV: MKQRYILHCDIDYCFAQIEILKNPSLANVPMCVGGDESKRHGIVLTRNPLAKAKAVKTAETLKDARRKCPGLVIVPPSYEDYLMISNQVKDIYRTYTDKVESFGIDEAWVDISDSILLFGKPGDIATEIQKRIKAEVGLTVSIGMSFNKIFAKLGSDFQKPNGLTILMESHMKQMIWPLPVQELLYVGPSTQKSLNQIGIRTIGDLACANENTLHTHLGKMGSLLKAFANGEDSSEVNPYSDPAKSIGNGMTTPQDLVTIDEVKRVLLVLAESVSSRCRKIEKKGSVLRISIRDHKLETLSRQKKLNQPINTVQQIVNESLFLVEKYWDQNKPLRSITITLSDLVSTCQPIQLSLFDEPITELDETLDTIRERFGHHSIKRASVLLQKDLDQRNPQNNASSFGRIQ; encoded by the coding sequence ATGAAGCAACGTTACATTCTTCATTGCGATATTGACTATTGCTTTGCGCAAATTGAAATACTAAAAAATCCATCCTTGGCGAATGTCCCCATGTGTGTTGGTGGCGATGAGTCCAAACGACATGGCATCGTCTTAACACGTAATCCGTTGGCGAAAGCTAAGGCCGTTAAAACGGCAGAGACACTTAAAGATGCGCGACGCAAATGTCCAGGTCTCGTGATTGTTCCACCTTCCTATGAAGATTATCTTATGATAAGCAATCAGGTCAAAGACATCTATCGAACCTATACCGATAAAGTGGAATCTTTTGGGATTGATGAGGCATGGGTCGATATCTCCGATTCTATTCTATTATTTGGAAAGCCGGGAGATATCGCAACGGAAATCCAAAAGCGCATCAAAGCAGAAGTCGGCTTGACGGTGTCAATTGGAATGAGTTTTAATAAAATCTTTGCAAAGCTTGGTTCAGATTTCCAAAAACCCAATGGGCTAACCATCCTCATGGAGTCCCATATGAAGCAAATGATTTGGCCACTCCCTGTTCAAGAACTTCTATATGTTGGTCCCAGCACTCAAAAAAGTCTTAATCAGATTGGCATTCGAACCATTGGTGATCTGGCTTGTGCAAATGAGAACACTTTGCATACGCATCTTGGGAAGATGGGAAGCTTACTCAAAGCCTTTGCGAATGGTGAGGATTCATCAGAAGTTAACCCCTACAGTGATCCCGCCAAATCAATCGGTAATGGCATGACCACACCTCAAGATCTTGTGACCATTGACGAGGTCAAACGGGTATTGTTGGTCTTGGCTGAATCGGTTTCAAGTCGGTGTCGTAAAATTGAAAAGAAAGGCAGTGTCCTTCGCATCAGTATTCGTGATCACAAACTTGAAACCCTATCCAGACAAAAAAAGCTGAATCAACCCATCAATACGGTACAACAAATTGTTAATGAATCCCTCTTTTTAGTTGAGAAATATTGGGACCAAAACAAACCACTTCGCAGCATCACCATCACATTAAGTGACCTCGTCTCTACCTGCCAACCCATTCAGCTTTCACTTTTTGATGAACCCATAACCGAGCTTGATGAAACCCTCGACACGATACGAGAACGATTTGGCCACCATTCCATCAAACGTGCAAGCGTCCTTCTCCAAAAAGATCTTGACCAACGTAATCCCCAAAATAATGCATCCAGCTTTGGCCGTATCCAATAA
- a CDS encoding alpha/beta fold hydrolase, translated as MSYFNFMGHEIFYEEFGMGDPLIFLHGNASSSDVFKPIIDLYKDDFKVVLIDFLGYGKSEQIDTFPLDIWAYEAAQVLELIHIKDYRDVKLVGMSGGAIVAVNIALKEPGRIHKIIADNFQGESSSPQFLESLARERRKLLSSIPGKFNLRRIHGKNGIQQWLMKPMQS; from the coding sequence ATGTCTTATTTCAATTTTATGGGGCATGAGATCTTTTATGAAGAATTCGGTATGGGAGACCCCTTGATTTTCCTACATGGTAATGCATCATCATCTGATGTATTTAAACCGATTATTGATTTATATAAAGATGACTTTAAAGTCGTTCTCATTGATTTTTTAGGTTATGGAAAATCTGAGCAGATTGATACATTCCCACTTGATATTTGGGCTTATGAGGCTGCTCAAGTTTTAGAATTGATTCATATTAAAGATTATCGAGATGTAAAATTAGTTGGAATGAGCGGTGGTGCAATTGTTGCAGTGAATATTGCACTCAAAGAACCCGGACGGATTCATAAAATCATTGCCGATAACTTTCAGGGTGAATCATCAAGCCCGCAATTTCTTGAATCGCTTGCACGTGAGCGTCGCAAGTTACTTTCCAGTATACCCGGAAAGTTTAACCTCCGAAGAATTCATGGAAAAAATGGCATACAACAGTGGTTAATGAAACCAATGCAATCTTAG
- a CDS encoding LacI family DNA-binding transcriptional regulator yields the protein MTQEKKLTIKEIASLAGTSKTTISFFLNGKFDKMSAETRERIEKVIEETNYSPSVVARSLNAKSMKLIGVIIGDITNAFANQIVKGIDEAAKEGKYQLIVGNTNYDIENEENYVNRMLAMGVDGFIVQPTTSFHKLIKKIRSQNKEIVFIDSQTNVQNNPWVKTNNYEAVLETTEEMMKLGYEEFILLTADPSILSTRQERSQGFIDALALNGKQCNMQIVSDNVTPAEITEIISNNIMLNRKTLIFAANCWLLPIVYMGLKELRNLIPTTIGLLGFDNTEWTNVASPSVTTIVQPAYDEGYQAARILIDRIEGDYMEAPNQILKCNINWQESTCQGDLL from the coding sequence ATGACTCAGGAAAAGAAGTTAACGATTAAAGAAATCGCTTCGTTGGCGGGTACATCGAAAACCACCATCTCATTTTTCTTGAACGGAAAATTTGATAAAATGAGTGCGGAAACACGCGAACGCATTGAGAAAGTCATTGAGGAAACAAATTACAGTCCCAGTGTGGTCGCGCGCTCATTAAATGCAAAAAGCATGAAACTCATCGGTGTAATTATCGGTGATATCACCAATGCATTTGCAAATCAAATTGTTAAAGGAATTGATGAAGCAGCAAAAGAGGGGAAATATCAACTTATCGTAGGGAATACGAACTACGATATCGAAAACGAAGAGAATTATGTCAATCGAATGCTTGCGATGGGTGTTGATGGGTTTATTGTTCAACCAACAACAAGTTTTCATAAATTGATTAAGAAAATTCGTTCTCAAAATAAGGAGATTGTTTTTATTGATTCACAGACGAATGTTCAAAACAACCCTTGGGTAAAAACGAATAATTATGAAGCTGTTTTAGAAACGACCGAGGAAATGATGAAACTTGGGTATGAAGAGTTTATTCTTCTAACCGCAGATCCAAGTATTCTCTCAACCCGTCAAGAACGTTCACAAGGCTTTATTGATGCACTTGCATTAAATGGCAAACAATGTAATATGCAAATTGTGTCAGACAATGTCACACCCGCAGAAATTACAGAAATTATCAGCAATAATATTATGTTAAACCGTAAAACATTGATCTTTGCAGCCAACTGTTGGCTGTTACCCATTGTTTATATGGGATTGAAAGAATTACGGAATTTGATTCCTACCACAATCGGTTTACTTGGATTTGATAATACAGAGTGGACCAATGTTGCATCACCATCTGTCACGACCATTGTCCAACCTGCATACGATGAGGGCTATCAAGCAGCACGGATTTTGATTGATCGGATCGAAGGCGACTATATGGAAGCACCAAATCAAATTCTTAAATGTAATATTAACTGGCAAGAATCAACATGCCAAGGAGATCTTCTTTAG
- a CDS encoding ABC transporter ATP-binding protein — protein MTTILDVNNIEKYYGKKGNITKALDGVSFTIEKGEFVGIMGPSGSGKTTLLNCISTIDSVTSGTIGVNGQNTTKLKKEHLQRFRREQLGFIFQDFNLLDTLTAYENIALALTIQNINHKEIDQRIQSVARLLDIEEVLQKFPYQMSGGQQQRVASARALITNPSLILADEPTGALDSKSSRMLLEKLQELNEQEQATIMMVTHDAFSASYAQRILFIKDGKIFNELVRGNDSRKEFFDKIIDVVTLLGGDSANVL, from the coding sequence ATGACAACAATACTAGATGTAAACAATATTGAAAAATACTATGGTAAAAAAGGAAATATTACCAAGGCACTTGATGGTGTCTCATTCACAATTGAAAAAGGGGAATTTGTAGGAATTATGGGACCATCGGGTTCTGGGAAAACAACCCTTCTTAACTGCATTTCAACCATTGACTCGGTAACCAGTGGAACCATTGGGGTGAACGGTCAAAATACTACAAAACTTAAGAAAGAGCATTTACAACGTTTTCGTCGAGAGCAACTTGGATTTATTTTCCAAGATTTTAACTTACTGGATACCCTCACTGCTTATGAAAACATTGCTTTAGCGCTCACCATTCAAAACATTAATCATAAAGAAATTGATCAACGCATTCAAAGCGTGGCGCGTCTTTTAGATATTGAAGAAGTACTTCAAAAATTTCCGTATCAAATGTCAGGGGGGCAGCAACAACGTGTCGCCTCAGCGCGTGCATTAATTACAAATCCAAGTCTTATTTTAGCGGATGAGCCTACGGGTGCTTTAGATTCAAAATCAAGCCGTATGTTGCTAGAGAAACTTCAAGAACTGAATGAACAAGAACAAGCGACTATTATGATGGTAACCCATGATGCATTCAGTGCAAGTTATGCGCAACGCATCCTCTTCATAAAAGATGGGAAAATCTTTAATGAGTTGGTACGTGGTAATGATAGTCGCAAAGAATTCTTTGATAAAATTATTGATGTTGTAACGTTACTTGGAGGCGATTCCGCAAATGTACTCTAA
- a CDS encoding LexA family protein: MLAHQDIIGYEEVSKREYDQGDYFLKVVGDSMTGSRIYDGDLIYVKKTREIVSGDIAVVLIQGDEATVKRVILKDNLMILEATNPDYPTRYYNPEEVMMLPVEVIGKVLNVRVDF; the protein is encoded by the coding sequence TTGTTAGCGCACCAAGATATAATCGGGTATGAGGAAGTTTCAAAACGTGAATATGATCAAGGCGATTATTTTTTGAAAGTTGTGGGTGATTCCATGACGGGATCACGCATTTATGACGGGGATCTTATTTACGTTAAAAAAACACGAGAAATTGTATCGGGGGATATCGCCGTTGTGTTAATACAGGGGGATGAAGCGACCGTTAAACGTGTTATTTTAAAAGATAATTTGATGATATTAGAGGCTACAAACCCGGACTATCCAACGCGTTATTATAACCCAGAAGAAGTCATGATGTTGCCGGTTGAAGTAATTGGGAAAGTCCTAAATGTGCGTGTTGATTTCTAG
- a CDS encoding CorA family divalent cation transporter, which produces MNLIIYQDAHMLQLPEYIRQSLSDKAELAHIRLLSGNFYIILNYPSSPENIQPICIEQMGTVYNLYCHESISLTEDIQHATLTDLLLHTLKNYEMMVQIINAQLSEYEETMENLVTKANIKALFSLSRKLIRYQTAINAIGDVANYIMKEKPHPLWQSERSSEYTNIRIEVNQLVQNIEMYQQIINSIVDVSESLFSNRLNKIMQTLTSITLVLSVPTFITSFYGMNIDLPFQDHPHAL; this is translated from the coding sequence ATGAATCTTATAATCTATCAAGATGCTCACATGCTTCAATTACCCGAATATATCCGTCAATCGTTATCCGATAAAGCGGAACTGGCTCATATCCGTCTTCTAAGTGGCAATTTCTATATCATTCTTAATTATCCAAGCTCACCAGAAAACATTCAACCCATTTGTATCGAACAAATGGGTACCGTTTATAATCTTTATTGTCATGAATCGATTTCTTTAACCGAAGACATTCAGCACGCTACCCTCACTGACCTTCTTTTACATACGCTTAAAAACTATGAAATGATGGTTCAAATCATCAACGCACAGCTCTCGGAGTATGAAGAAACCATGGAAAATTTGGTTACAAAAGCAAACATTAAAGCCCTCTTTAGTTTAAGTCGAAAGTTAATTCGTTATCAAACAGCTATTAATGCCATTGGTGATGTCGCGAATTATATTATGAAAGAAAAACCACATCCCCTCTGGCAATCTGAACGATCTTCGGAATATACAAACATTCGTATCGAGGTGAATCAATTAGTTCAAAATATCGAAATGTATCAACAAATCATCAATTCGATTGTTGATGTGTCCGAATCGCTTTTTTCAAATCGATTGAATAAAATAATGCAGACCCTCACATCGATTACACTCGTATTGTCAGTCCCAACTTTTATTACCAGTTTTTACGGCATGAACATCGATCTCCCCTTCCAAGACCACCCTCATGCGCTCTAA
- a CDS encoding integrase core domain-containing protein: MSRAGTPTDNPIIESLNGWIKAEMACDYQYWSVDNFENFIEEYVHYFNFERPAYCLNYKTPIQYKMDKGF; this comes from the coding sequence ATGTCGCGAGCTGGAACACCTACAGATAATCCAATTATCGAATCATTAAATGGATGGATTAAAGCAGAAATGGCGTGTGATTATCAATACTGGTCCGTAGATAACTTTGAAAATTTTATCGAAGAATATGTACATTATTTCAATTTTGAAAGACCTGCTTACTGTTTAAATTACAAAACCCCTATCCAATATAAAATGGATAAGGGTTTCTAG
- a CDS encoding ECF transporter S component — translation MEKSNTLKWMVLTAMMTALITVVTMMIKIPSATGGYLNLGDFGIMISMAVVPFPYALFAAGVGSAFADIFAGYALYAPFTLVIKAGEVVILYGLRHHLESSRRWIPFCLAGLWMMVMYGFVAVWIAQSWGAMLIAFKGDVFQGLLAAVLATLYYPRMVKLVSTLNPKKNTLIGTDLVPWD, via the coding sequence ATGGAAAAATCAAACACTTTAAAATGGATGGTGCTTACCGCAATGATGACTGCACTGATTACTGTGGTCACGATGATGATAAAAATCCCTTCCGCAACCGGAGGTTATCTCAATCTCGGTGATTTTGGAATTATGATTTCAATGGCTGTAGTGCCGTTTCCCTATGCGCTCTTTGCTGCGGGAGTTGGAAGTGCTTTTGCAGATATTTTCGCAGGTTATGCCCTTTATGCGCCTTTTACCTTGGTCATTAAAGCAGGTGAAGTTGTGATTTTGTATGGCTTGAGACATCACCTAGAATCCTCAAGACGTTGGATTCCCTTCTGTTTGGCAGGGCTATGGATGATGGTGATGTATGGCTTTGTGGCTGTATGGATTGCGCAAAGTTGGGGTGCGATGCTTATTGCCTTCAAAGGTGATGTGTTCCAAGGACTTCTTGCGGCGGTCTTAGCGACCCTTTACTATCCAAGAATGGTTAAGCTTGTTTCAACCTTAAATCCTAAAAAAAACACCTTGATCGGAACTGACCTAGTTCCGTGGGACTAA
- the glmS gene encoding glutamine--fructose-6-phosphate transaminase (isomerizing), producing MCGIVGYVGTRNAVDVLSVGLSHLEYRGYDSVGLAIQERKKIKTYKEKGKIKNLEMQLEAARKGEPSCGIGHTRWATHGRASKNNAHPHGTENVVLVHNGIIENYLELKEELLALGYSFVSETDSEVAAKYLDYLIKQSISNQKAIELLCDRIRGSYAFAIMFLNEQDVLYGVRHGSPLCLAIGKDEMFLGSDMSPILSYTNEYILLDDREIVRVESDSFVVYRSDGIEVKDKVIHFANWNQESSDRQLFEHFMLKEIHEQPDVLDRTLKTYTQADDEGSLNVSFPIPCDFFTNIKTIHIIACGTALYAGLCAKYWIEAETDYRVMIHTASEFRYYPLKLGEADCAWFISQSGETADSLACLRMVSEQGIKTLGIVNTQGSSIAREVDVCIYTCAGFEKSVASTKAYTAQIALLYLITLLLQESKHPHQALVMLQQCIRAQQDLLEQKDDIQALARKYLGISSVFFLGRGLDFATSVEASLKLKEVSYVMSDAYPAGELKHGTLALIDPKVLSIVTLTQMDTKEKTLSNLQEVQARSGQLLLMTSDPMLSSFCDDVFVVPKVDDKTMPFISIIAHQLFAYYSAKIRDCDIDCPRNLAKSVTVE from the coding sequence ATGTGTGGAATTGTAGGATATGTTGGCACGCGTAATGCTGTCGACGTTTTAAGCGTGGGATTATCCCACTTAGAGTACCGAGGGTATGACTCAGTTGGTTTAGCGATTCAAGAAAGAAAAAAAATAAAAACGTATAAAGAAAAAGGAAAAATTAAGAATTTAGAAATGCAACTTGAAGCAGCTCGTAAAGGTGAACCTTCCTGTGGTATTGGTCATACGCGTTGGGCAACGCATGGTCGTGCATCTAAAAATAACGCGCACCCACATGGCACAGAAAATGTAGTGTTGGTACATAATGGCATTATTGAAAATTATTTAGAGTTGAAAGAAGAATTATTAGCACTTGGTTACAGTTTTGTATCAGAGACAGATTCTGAGGTTGCGGCCAAGTATTTGGATTATCTAATAAAGCAATCAATCTCAAATCAAAAAGCCATTGAATTACTGTGTGACCGGATTCGTGGTAGTTATGCTTTTGCGATCATGTTTTTAAACGAACAGGATGTTCTTTATGGTGTTCGGCACGGCAGTCCATTGTGTTTAGCTATTGGAAAAGATGAAATGTTTCTTGGGTCGGATATGTCACCCATTTTGAGTTATACCAATGAGTATATACTTCTTGATGATCGTGAAATTGTCCGTGTTGAGTCGGATTCGTTTGTGGTGTACCGATCCGATGGTATCGAAGTTAAAGATAAAGTAATTCATTTTGCGAATTGGAATCAAGAATCATCCGATCGACAATTGTTTGAGCATTTTATGCTTAAGGAAATACATGAACAACCCGATGTACTTGACCGAACTTTAAAAACTTATACACAAGCTGATGATGAGGGTTCGTTAAATGTTTCCTTTCCCATCCCGTGTGATTTCTTTACAAACATTAAAACCATCCACATTATTGCATGTGGAACGGCCCTTTATGCAGGGTTATGCGCAAAGTATTGGATTGAAGCTGAAACAGATTATCGAGTCATGATTCATACAGCAAGTGAGTTCCGTTATTATCCTTTAAAGCTCGGTGAAGCAGATTGTGCATGGTTTATTTCGCAAAGTGGTGAAACGGCAGATAGTCTTGCCTGTTTACGCATGGTTTCTGAGCAAGGAATTAAGACGCTTGGAATTGTGAATACTCAAGGGTCTTCAATCGCACGCGAGGTCGATGTGTGTATTTATACATGTGCGGGGTTTGAAAAATCTGTGGCGAGTACAAAAGCCTACACGGCACAGATCGCATTGTTGTATCTTATTACATTATTACTTCAAGAATCGAAACATCCACATCAAGCCCTTGTGATGCTTCAACAATGTATTCGTGCACAACAAGACCTGCTTGAACAAAAAGATGACATTCAAGCGCTCGCACGAAAATACTTGGGGATTTCTTCAGTGTTTTTCTTAGGTCGTGGACTGGACTTCGCAACCTCGGTTGAAGCATCGCTGAAACTCAAAGAAGTTTCTTATGTTATGAGTGATGCTTATCCGGCAGGGGAATTAAAACATGGAACCCTTGCTCTTATTGATCCAAAAGTACTTTCAATTGTGACCTTAACACAAATGGATACTAAAGAAAAAACCCTGAGCAATTTACAGGAGGTGCAAGCACGATCAGGTCAACTTCTGTTGATGACCAGCGACCCGATGCTTTCGAGTTTTTGTGATGATGTGTTCGTCGTGCCAAAGGTTGATGATAAAACCATGCCGTTTATCAGCATTATTGCACATCAATTGTTTGCCTATTACAGTGCAAAAATCAGAGACTGCGACATCGATTGTCCACGAAACCTGGCAAAATCAGTTACCGTAGAATAA
- a CDS encoding ArsR family transcriptional regulator, translating to MRDGKEGLKNKKKTGNHFSALHTSKSLTEIERLQLEILKRDIEIARLKKGYQVKGVGVNKEFVTLKDKNSK from the coding sequence ATGCGTGATGGTAAAGAGGGTTTAAAAAACAAGAAAAAGACAGGAAATCATTTTTCTGCGCTTCATACGAGTAAATCATTAACTGAGATCGAACGACTTCAACTCGAAATTCTAAAACGAGATATTGAGATTGCACGATTAAAAAAAGGGTACCAGGTGAAAGGAGTTGGTGTAAACAAGGAGTTCGTTACTTTAAAAGACAAGAATTCTAAATAG
- a CDS encoding sensor histidine kinase, which translates to MKTRDFLMDKAYLIILVGILEGVVSFFLLAVGIQHEIVWIIMFLFALVLLVVLGVEFSRRKRFYDELLMNLEGLDQKYLITEMIPDGEFLDARLWVEVVEDLSKSMADRVNEYKRRQEDYKEYIELWIHEVKTPLAGAKLIASNNSNSEMDLIIREMNHVEDYLEQVLFYARSSSLEKDYMIQPLNLNTHIRNVVKELAPIFIQRKIQIEIQVTEEHVYSDSKWVEFMIKQVLSNALKYVDEGCGHIFVSTTIQEHAITLQICDNGPGIPTQDLERVFERGFTGARGRQNKQATGMGLYLVKMLSNKLNLDVTIESHEGTCVNFVFPKSKMMFK; encoded by the coding sequence ATGAAAACTAGAGATTTTTTGATGGATAAAGCGTATCTTATAATCCTCGTTGGAATTTTAGAAGGTGTTGTTTCATTCTTCCTTTTGGCTGTGGGGATTCAGCATGAAATTGTGTGGATTATCATGTTTCTCTTCGCACTGGTGTTGCTTGTGGTTTTAGGGGTTGAATTTTCCCGTAGAAAGCGATTTTATGATGAACTGCTGATGAATTTAGAAGGGTTGGATCAAAAGTACTTGATTACGGAAATGATCCCTGATGGGGAGTTTTTGGATGCAAGGCTTTGGGTTGAGGTTGTAGAAGATCTAAGCAAATCCATGGCAGACCGAGTGAATGAGTATAAACGGCGTCAAGAAGATTACAAAGAATACATTGAGTTATGGATTCACGAAGTGAAAACACCTTTAGCAGGGGCAAAGCTGATTGCTTCAAATAATTCCAATTCAGAAATGGATCTCATAATCCGTGAAATGAACCATGTTGAAGATTACCTGGAACAAGTTCTTTTTTATGCACGGTCAAGCTCACTTGAAAAAGATTATATGATTCAGCCCCTTAATCTCAATACACACATCCGTAATGTCGTTAAAGAACTTGCACCCATCTTTATTCAGCGTAAAATTCAAATCGAGATCCAGGTGACAGAAGAACATGTATACAGCGATTCGAAATGGGTTGAATTTATGATTAAACAAGTCCTATCCAATGCGTTAAAGTATGTGGATGAAGGGTGCGGTCATATTTTCGTATCGACGACCATTCAAGAACATGCCATTACCCTTCAAATCTGTGATAATGGACCGGGAATCCCAACGCAAGACTTAGAACGGGTGTTTGAACGTGGGTTTACCGGAGCGCGCGGACGCCAAAACAAACAAGCGACAGGAATGGGATTGTATCTTGTGAAAATGCTAAGTAATAAGTTGAACTTAGATGTAACTATTGAGAGTCACGAAGGAACCTGTGTTAATTTCGTCTTTCCAAAATCAAAAATGATGTTTAAGTAA